One genomic window of Puntigrus tetrazona isolate hp1 unplaced genomic scaffold, ASM1883169v1 S000000300, whole genome shotgun sequence includes the following:
- the LOC122333609 gene encoding LOW QUALITY PROTEIN: tripartite motif-containing protein 16-like (The sequence of the model RefSeq protein was modified relative to this genomic sequence to represent the inferred CDS: inserted 2 bases in 1 codon), whose protein sequence is MAEPSVSQDDFMCPVCLDLLKDPVTTSCGHSYCKSCITDCWDQEDQKRVYSCPQCRQTFSPRPALSTNTMLAEVVEKLKKTKLSDDCYAGAGDVQCDVCTGRKYRAVKSCLVCLNSYCQNHLQQHESFFKGKKHKVTEATGRLQEMICQKHEKILEVFCRTDQKCICMMCTIIEHKNHDIVSAADQRTEKQNQMKETQKTLQQRIQQREKDLQQLREAVESHKRSAQTAVEDSEKIFTEIICSIERRRSEMIRLIRDQEKQAVSRAEGRLERLEQEINDLRRRDAELEQLSHTQDHIQFLQSFQSLSAPPESTDINDDLFRSLLSSDDLRESVLQLRDKLEDFCKEELKKISDRVTFTSIVPRTRKDFLQYSHQLTLDLNTVNKHLLLSENNRVITNTDTEQPYPDHPERFDVFSQVLCRESVCGRCYWEIEWSGNSADISVSYKSISRKGRGDECVFGCNDQSWSLYCSSSSYSFIHNNTCTDLCXKSISRRVGVFVDHGAGTLSFYSVSDTMNLIHTVQTTFTQTLCLGFGVCSGSSVKLC, encoded by the exons ATGGCAGAACCCAGTGTTTCTCAGGATGATTTCATGTGTCCGGTGTGTCTGGATCTCCTGAAGGATCCAGTGACTACTTCCTGTGGACACAGTTACTGTAAGAGCTGTATTACAGACTGCTGGGATCAAGAGGATCAGAAGAGAGTCTACAGCTGTCCTCAGTGCAGACAGACCTTCAGTCCAAGACCTGCTTTATCTACAAACACCATGCTGGCTGAAGTGGTGGAGAAACTGAAGAAGACCAAACTCTCTGATGACTGTTACGCCGGAGCTGGAGATGTTCAGTGTGACGTCTGTACTGGAAGAAAATACAGAGCCGTCAAGTCCTGTCTGGTGTGTCTGAACTCTTACTGTCAGAATCACCTTCAACAACATGAGAGTTTCTTTAAAGGAAAGAAACACAAAGTGACCGAAGCCACTGGACGACTGCAGGAGATGATCTGCCAGAAACATGAGAAGATCCTTGAGGTTTTCTGTCGCACTGATCAGAAGTGTATATGTATGATGTGTACGATTATTGAACATAAAAACCATGACATTGTATCAGCAGCAGACCAGAGGACAGAGAAACAG AATCAGATGAAGGAGACTCAGAAGACGCTCCAGCAGAGAAtccagcagagagagaaagatctcCAGCAGCTGAGAGAGGCTGTGGAGTCTCATAAG CGCTCTGCACAGACAGCAGTGGAGGACAGTGAGAAGATCTTTACTGAGATCATCTGCTCCATTGAGAGAAGACGCTCTGAGATGATACGACTGATCAGAGATCAGGAAAAGCAAGCAGTGAGTCGAGCTGAAGGACGACTGGAGCGACTGGAGCAGGAGATCAATGATCTGAGGAGAAGAGACGCTGAGCTGGagcagctttcacacacacaggatcacATCCAGTTCCTGCAG AGTTTCCAGTCTCTCTCAGCTCCTCCTGAATCTACAGACATCAATGATGACCTCTTCAGGTCTCTCCTCTCTTCTGATGATCTGAGAGAGTCTGTCCTTCAGCTGAGAGACAAACTGGAGGATTTCTGTAAAGAGGAACTGAAAAAGATCTCAGACAGAG TGACATTCACCAGCATTGTTCCCAGAACCAGAAAAGATTTCCTACAAT ATTCCCATCAGCTCACTCTGGATCTGAACACAGTGAATAAACACCTCCTTCTGTCTGAGAACAACAGAGTGATTACTAACACTGACACAGAGCAgccgtatcctgatcatccagaaagatttgatgtgttttctcaggtgttgtgtagagagagtgtgtgtggacgctgttactgggagattGAGTGGAGTGGGAATAGTGCTGATATATCAGTGTCGTATAAAAGCATCAGCAGGAAGGGACGGggtgatgagtgtgtgtttggatgtaatgatcagtcctggagtttatACTGCTCTTCCTCTAGTTACTCATTCATACACAATAACACATGCACGGATCTCTG GAAGTCCATCAGCAGGAGAGTAGGAGTGTTTGTGGATCACGgagcaggaactctgtccttctacagcgtctctgacacaatgaacctcatccacacagtccagaccacattcactcagacgcTCTGTCTTGGGTTTGGGGTTTGTTCTGGATCATCAGTcaaactgtgttga